A window from Canis lupus familiaris isolate Mischka breed German Shepherd chromosome 18, alternate assembly UU_Cfam_GSD_1.0, whole genome shotgun sequence encodes these proteins:
- the KBTBD4 gene encoding kelch repeat and BTB domain-containing protein 4 isoform X2: MKGGKADSWQRERLATMESPEEPGASMDENYFVNYTFKDRSHSGRVAQGIMKLCLEEELFADVTISVEGREFQLHRLVLSAQSCFFRSMFTSNLKEAHNRVIVLQDVSESVFQLLVDYIYHGTVKLRAEELQEIYEVSDMYQLTSLFEECSRFLARTVQVGNCLQVMWLADRHSDPELYTAAKHCAKAHLAQLQSTEEFLHLPHHLLTDIISDGVPCSQNPTEAIEAWINFNKEEREAFAESLRTSLKEIGENVHIYLIGKESSRTHSLAVSLHCAEDDSISVSGQNSLCHQITAACKHGGDLYVVGGSIPRRMWKCNNATVDWEWCAPLPRDRLQHTLVSVPGKDAIYSLGGKTLQDTLSNAVIYYRVGDNVWTETTQLEVAVSGAAGANLNGIIYLLGGEENDLDFFTKPSRLIQCFDTETDKCHVKPYVLPFAGRMHAAVHKDLVFIVAEGDSLVCYNPLLDSFTRLCLPEAWSSAPSLWKIASCNGSIYVFRDRYKKGDANTYKLDPATSAVTVTRGIKVLLTNLQFVLA, from the exons ATGaaaggagggaaggcag ACagctggcagagagagaggttggCTACCATGGAATCACCAGAAGAACCTGGAGCATCCATGGATGAGAACTACTTTGTGAACTACACTTTCAAAGACAGGTCACACTCGGGCCgtgtggctcagggcatcatgAAACTGTGTCTGGAGGAAGAGCTCTTTGCTGATGTCACCATTTCAGTGGAAGGCCGGGAGTTTCAGCTCCATCGGCTGGTCCTCTCAGCTCAGAGCTGCTTTTTCCGGTCCATGTTCACTTCCAATCTGAAGGAGGCTCACAACCGAGTAATTGTACTGCAGGATGTCAGCGAGTCTGTTTTCCAGCTCCTGGTTGATTATATCTACCATGGGACTGTGAAACTTCGAGCTGAAGAGCTGCAGGAAATTTATGAGGTGTCAGACATGTATCAGCTGACATCTCTCTTTGAGGAATGTTCTCGGTTTTTGGCCCGCACAGTGCAGGTGGGGAACTGCCTTCAGGTGATGTGGCTGGCAGATAGGCACAGTGATCCTGAGCTCTACACTGCTGCCAAACACTGTGCCAAGGCCCACCTGGCCCAGCTGCAGAGCACCGAGGAGTTTCTCCACCTGCCCCACCATCTACTCACTGATATCATCTCGG ATGGAGTTCCATGTTCCCAGAACCCAACAGAGGCAATAGAAGCCTGGATCAATttcaataaagaagaaagagaggctTTTGCAGAGTCACTCAGAACGAGCTTGAAG GAGATCGGGGAGAATGTGCACATTTACCTGATCGGGAAAGAATCATCTCGTACCCACTCGTTGGCTGTGTCCTTACACTGTGCAGAAGATGATTCCATCAGTGTAAGTGGCCAAAACAGCTTGTGCCACCAGATCACTGCAGCCTGTAAGCATGGCGGAGACTTGTATGTGGTGGGAGGGTCCATCCCACGGCGCATGTGGAAGTGCAACAATGCCACCGTGGACTGGGAATGGTGTGCGCCTTTGCCCCGAGACCGGCTCCAACACACCCTGGTGTCTGTGCCTGGGAAAGATGCTATATATTCACTGGGTGGCAAGACACTGCAGGACACGCTCTCAAATGCAGTTATCTATTATCGGGTAGGTGATAACGTCTGGACAGAGACAACTCAGCTAGAGGTGGCTGTGTCAGGGGCCGCTGGTGCCAACCTTAACGGGATCATCTACTTACTGGGGGGGGAGGAGAATGACCTGGACTTCTTTACCAAACCATCCCGACTCATCCAGTGctttgacacagagacagacaaatgCCACGTGAAGCCCTATGTTCTGCCCTTCGCAGGTCGCATGCACGCAGCTGTGCATAAGGATCTGGTGTTCATCGTGGCTGAAGGGGACTCCCTGGTGTGCTACAATCCCCTGCTAGACAGCTTTACCCGGCTTTGCCTTCCTGAGGCGTGGAGCTCTGCCCCATCCCTCTGGAAGATCGCCAGCTGTAACGGGAGCATCTATGTTTTTCGGGACCGATATAAAAAGGGGGATGCCAACACCTACAAGCTTGACCCTGCCACTTCAGCTGTAACTGTTACCAGAGGCATTAAGGTGCTACTTACTAATTTGCAGTTTGTGTTGGCCTAA
- the KBTBD4 gene encoding kelch repeat and BTB domain-containing protein 4 isoform X1, translating into MGLLEPRAGDGWDLSRVLGRSLGESLVRADSWQRERLATMESPEEPGASMDENYFVNYTFKDRSHSGRVAQGIMKLCLEEELFADVTISVEGREFQLHRLVLSAQSCFFRSMFTSNLKEAHNRVIVLQDVSESVFQLLVDYIYHGTVKLRAEELQEIYEVSDMYQLTSLFEECSRFLARTVQVGNCLQVMWLADRHSDPELYTAAKHCAKAHLAQLQSTEEFLHLPHHLLTDIISDGVPCSQNPTEAIEAWINFNKEEREAFAESLRTSLKEIGENVHIYLIGKESSRTHSLAVSLHCAEDDSISVSGQNSLCHQITAACKHGGDLYVVGGSIPRRMWKCNNATVDWEWCAPLPRDRLQHTLVSVPGKDAIYSLGGKTLQDTLSNAVIYYRVGDNVWTETTQLEVAVSGAAGANLNGIIYLLGGEENDLDFFTKPSRLIQCFDTETDKCHVKPYVLPFAGRMHAAVHKDLVFIVAEGDSLVCYNPLLDSFTRLCLPEAWSSAPSLWKIASCNGSIYVFRDRYKKGDANTYKLDPATSAVTVTRGIKVLLTNLQFVLA; encoded by the exons ATGGGCCTATTAGAGCCCCGTGCTGGGGACGGCTGGGATTTGTCTCGAGTTCTGGGACGGAGTCTTGGGGAATCATTAGTGCGAGCAG ACagctggcagagagagaggttggCTACCATGGAATCACCAGAAGAACCTGGAGCATCCATGGATGAGAACTACTTTGTGAACTACACTTTCAAAGACAGGTCACACTCGGGCCgtgtggctcagggcatcatgAAACTGTGTCTGGAGGAAGAGCTCTTTGCTGATGTCACCATTTCAGTGGAAGGCCGGGAGTTTCAGCTCCATCGGCTGGTCCTCTCAGCTCAGAGCTGCTTTTTCCGGTCCATGTTCACTTCCAATCTGAAGGAGGCTCACAACCGAGTAATTGTACTGCAGGATGTCAGCGAGTCTGTTTTCCAGCTCCTGGTTGATTATATCTACCATGGGACTGTGAAACTTCGAGCTGAAGAGCTGCAGGAAATTTATGAGGTGTCAGACATGTATCAGCTGACATCTCTCTTTGAGGAATGTTCTCGGTTTTTGGCCCGCACAGTGCAGGTGGGGAACTGCCTTCAGGTGATGTGGCTGGCAGATAGGCACAGTGATCCTGAGCTCTACACTGCTGCCAAACACTGTGCCAAGGCCCACCTGGCCCAGCTGCAGAGCACCGAGGAGTTTCTCCACCTGCCCCACCATCTACTCACTGATATCATCTCGG ATGGAGTTCCATGTTCCCAGAACCCAACAGAGGCAATAGAAGCCTGGATCAATttcaataaagaagaaagagaggctTTTGCAGAGTCACTCAGAACGAGCTTGAAG GAGATCGGGGAGAATGTGCACATTTACCTGATCGGGAAAGAATCATCTCGTACCCACTCGTTGGCTGTGTCCTTACACTGTGCAGAAGATGATTCCATCAGTGTAAGTGGCCAAAACAGCTTGTGCCACCAGATCACTGCAGCCTGTAAGCATGGCGGAGACTTGTATGTGGTGGGAGGGTCCATCCCACGGCGCATGTGGAAGTGCAACAATGCCACCGTGGACTGGGAATGGTGTGCGCCTTTGCCCCGAGACCGGCTCCAACACACCCTGGTGTCTGTGCCTGGGAAAGATGCTATATATTCACTGGGTGGCAAGACACTGCAGGACACGCTCTCAAATGCAGTTATCTATTATCGGGTAGGTGATAACGTCTGGACAGAGACAACTCAGCTAGAGGTGGCTGTGTCAGGGGCCGCTGGTGCCAACCTTAACGGGATCATCTACTTACTGGGGGGGGAGGAGAATGACCTGGACTTCTTTACCAAACCATCCCGACTCATCCAGTGctttgacacagagacagacaaatgCCACGTGAAGCCCTATGTTCTGCCCTTCGCAGGTCGCATGCACGCAGCTGTGCATAAGGATCTGGTGTTCATCGTGGCTGAAGGGGACTCCCTGGTGTGCTACAATCCCCTGCTAGACAGCTTTACCCGGCTTTGCCTTCCTGAGGCGTGGAGCTCTGCCCCATCCCTCTGGAAGATCGCCAGCTGTAACGGGAGCATCTATGTTTTTCGGGACCGATATAAAAAGGGGGATGCCAACACCTACAAGCTTGACCCTGCCACTTCAGCTGTAACTGTTACCAGAGGCATTAAGGTGCTACTTACTAATTTGCAGTTTGTGTTGGCCTAA
- the KBTBD4 gene encoding kelch repeat and BTB domain-containing protein 4 isoform X3: MESPEEPGASMDENYFVNYTFKDRSHSGRVAQGIMKLCLEEELFADVTISVEGREFQLHRLVLSAQSCFFRSMFTSNLKEAHNRVIVLQDVSESVFQLLVDYIYHGTVKLRAEELQEIYEVSDMYQLTSLFEECSRFLARTVQVGNCLQVMWLADRHSDPELYTAAKHCAKAHLAQLQSTEEFLHLPHHLLTDIISDGVPCSQNPTEAIEAWINFNKEEREAFAESLRTSLKEIGENVHIYLIGKESSRTHSLAVSLHCAEDDSISVSGQNSLCHQITAACKHGGDLYVVGGSIPRRMWKCNNATVDWEWCAPLPRDRLQHTLVSVPGKDAIYSLGGKTLQDTLSNAVIYYRVGDNVWTETTQLEVAVSGAAGANLNGIIYLLGGEENDLDFFTKPSRLIQCFDTETDKCHVKPYVLPFAGRMHAAVHKDLVFIVAEGDSLVCYNPLLDSFTRLCLPEAWSSAPSLWKIASCNGSIYVFRDRYKKGDANTYKLDPATSAVTVTRGIKVLLTNLQFVLA; the protein is encoded by the exons ATGGAATCACCAGAAGAACCTGGAGCATCCATGGATGAGAACTACTTTGTGAACTACACTTTCAAAGACAGGTCACACTCGGGCCgtgtggctcagggcatcatgAAACTGTGTCTGGAGGAAGAGCTCTTTGCTGATGTCACCATTTCAGTGGAAGGCCGGGAGTTTCAGCTCCATCGGCTGGTCCTCTCAGCTCAGAGCTGCTTTTTCCGGTCCATGTTCACTTCCAATCTGAAGGAGGCTCACAACCGAGTAATTGTACTGCAGGATGTCAGCGAGTCTGTTTTCCAGCTCCTGGTTGATTATATCTACCATGGGACTGTGAAACTTCGAGCTGAAGAGCTGCAGGAAATTTATGAGGTGTCAGACATGTATCAGCTGACATCTCTCTTTGAGGAATGTTCTCGGTTTTTGGCCCGCACAGTGCAGGTGGGGAACTGCCTTCAGGTGATGTGGCTGGCAGATAGGCACAGTGATCCTGAGCTCTACACTGCTGCCAAACACTGTGCCAAGGCCCACCTGGCCCAGCTGCAGAGCACCGAGGAGTTTCTCCACCTGCCCCACCATCTACTCACTGATATCATCTCGG ATGGAGTTCCATGTTCCCAGAACCCAACAGAGGCAATAGAAGCCTGGATCAATttcaataaagaagaaagagaggctTTTGCAGAGTCACTCAGAACGAGCTTGAAG GAGATCGGGGAGAATGTGCACATTTACCTGATCGGGAAAGAATCATCTCGTACCCACTCGTTGGCTGTGTCCTTACACTGTGCAGAAGATGATTCCATCAGTGTAAGTGGCCAAAACAGCTTGTGCCACCAGATCACTGCAGCCTGTAAGCATGGCGGAGACTTGTATGTGGTGGGAGGGTCCATCCCACGGCGCATGTGGAAGTGCAACAATGCCACCGTGGACTGGGAATGGTGTGCGCCTTTGCCCCGAGACCGGCTCCAACACACCCTGGTGTCTGTGCCTGGGAAAGATGCTATATATTCACTGGGTGGCAAGACACTGCAGGACACGCTCTCAAATGCAGTTATCTATTATCGGGTAGGTGATAACGTCTGGACAGAGACAACTCAGCTAGAGGTGGCTGTGTCAGGGGCCGCTGGTGCCAACCTTAACGGGATCATCTACTTACTGGGGGGGGAGGAGAATGACCTGGACTTCTTTACCAAACCATCCCGACTCATCCAGTGctttgacacagagacagacaaatgCCACGTGAAGCCCTATGTTCTGCCCTTCGCAGGTCGCATGCACGCAGCTGTGCATAAGGATCTGGTGTTCATCGTGGCTGAAGGGGACTCCCTGGTGTGCTACAATCCCCTGCTAGACAGCTTTACCCGGCTTTGCCTTCCTGAGGCGTGGAGCTCTGCCCCATCCCTCTGGAAGATCGCCAGCTGTAACGGGAGCATCTATGTTTTTCGGGACCGATATAAAAAGGGGGATGCCAACACCTACAAGCTTGACCCTGCCACTTCAGCTGTAACTGTTACCAGAGGCATTAAGGTGCTACTTACTAATTTGCAGTTTGTGTTGGCCTAA
- the PTPMT1 gene encoding phosphatidylglycerophosphatase and protein-tyrosine phosphatase 1, translating into MAAGGLLEAGLARVLFYPTLLYTLFRGKVPGRAHRDWYHRIDPTVLLGALPLRNMTRRLVQDENVRGVITMNEEYETRFLCNSSKEWKKVGVEQLRLSTVDMTGVPTLANLQKGVQFALKYQSLGQSVYVHCKAGRSRSATMVAAYLIQVYNWSPEEAVRAITKIRSHIHIRSGQLEVLKEFHKEITAGAAKDNTCHTSQT; encoded by the exons ATGGCGGCCGGCGGGTTGCTGGAGGCCGGCCTGGCCCGGGTGCTCTTCTACCCGACGCTGCTGTACACCCTGTTCCGCGGGAAGGTGCCGGGCCGGGCGCACCGCGACTGGTACCACCGCATCGACCCCACGGTGCTGCTGGGCGCGCTGCCGCTGCGGAACATGACGCGCCGG CTGGTTCAGGACGAGAACGTGCGCGGGGTGATCACCATGAACGAGGAATATGAGACGCGGTTCCTGTGTAACTCCTCAAAG GAATGGAAGAAAGTAGGAGTCGAACAGCTGCGGCTCAGCACAGTAGACATGACTGGAGTCCCAACCTTGGCTAACCTCCAGAAAGGAGTCCAGTTTGCTCTCAAGTACCAGTCGCTGGGCCAGTCTGTCTACGTGCATTGTAAGGCTGGGCGCTCCAGAAGTGCCACTATGGTGGCAGCATATCTGATTCAG GTGTACAACTGGAGTCCAGAGGAGGCTGTAAGAGCCATCACCAAGATCCGGTCACACATCCACATCAGATCTGGCCAGTTGGAAGTTCTCAAAGAGTTCCACAAGGAGATTACTGCAGGGGCAGCAAAGGATAACACTTGTCACACATCACAGACGTGA